The DNA segment TGTTTTTGCGATCACCATATATTTTTTTGCCGACATTCCGCCCTGAAATCCATTCGAGCCTTCTTTTAGCATCCGATGTAATACTTTCAATTGTCGTTCATTGAGTTTCATGCCATTGATGCGGGTATAAAATTTTGTTTTACGTACCGCGAATTCAATCTGCGTTTCTGCCTGTTGCTGTGCGGTAATCAATGTCCTTACAAACCATTCAATCCATTCAGTGGCATTAAGCGATCGTTGTGCCTGCTTGAGTGCAGCATAGTAACCGGTACGGTCTGTTTCAATGGCTTGAGAAAGGCTGAGTAGTACCGGATATCCAAATCCTTGAGACAATGCTTTTTCCGAAAGAGCCCGCCCGATTCGTCCATTTCCATCTTCAAATGGATGAATCGATTCAAAATAGAGATGCGCAATTGCCGCCTTTACGGGGAAACTTTGTATTGTTTTATCTGTTCTATTGAACCATGAGATAAACCGTTTTATTTCCGCCGGAACGGCAGTCGATGGCGGTGCTTCAAAGTGTACTGTTTCGTTTCCGATACTGCCTGAGACAATCAACATTGGCTCTTTATGCGTTCGCCATGTGCCAACTTGAATTTTTACAGCACCTTTCATTAACATAGAATGCCAATTAAAAAGCATTTCCTTGCTTAATGGTTTTTTAAAGCTATTCCGTACGCAAACCAGTAGCTCCGCAATTCCTTCTGCTCTCTGGTCTCCTGTTTTTTCCGGTTTAGCGTGCAATCCAAGGTTTTTTTTAATTGAGGACATTACATCCGGACGGCTGAGCATTTCGCCTTCAATCGCCGCGCTTGTAAGCGCTTCCGAAACCATCAGGTCAATAATCGTTTCCGTTTTTTCCGTTTCCGGCAATGTTGATAAAAGCCCGTCTGTTCGTCCTGTTTTTTCGATAAACTTGAGTATTAAATCCTGAACTCCAGCGATTTCATAATGAAACTCAGGCCACTCTGGAAACTGCCAGTTATATTTCATGAGCCGTTTATATAAATTATTCAGCTCAAAAACAAACATAATCATGAGCCGAATAAAAGGATTAATCGGCTCATCAAATGATTGTTAGGTTATGATTTTTTCAAATATTTTGATATCATTTTGATGTATGATTTTTTTAGTGAACCACTCCACGAGCTAAAGCCCGTGGCTTCTGGTCTTCTGCATAATAGCTCCCAGTCCGGAGTATGGGTGCCATTCATCCTCGGTCTTAAAAGATTGGGGTTTTCTGGCTACGGGTTATAAAAAATTTCTAAACATCCGACAATTCGAACCATCAGAAAAATGGTGCTCTACTGAAAAAATTTGACGAGAAGACTGCATGAGCTTAAAATTAAACTTGGAACCGTTCAGGCAGACCGAGGACGTGGACTCGCTTGCAGTATATACTACAACCATGTCCATCAGATGAAAAACGGCATCATTTCGTATGCACTCGGAAGGCATCGCAACGAAGACGTTCATTTTCGAAATTTTTCTCTCTAACGTCTTCTATTTCGGTAATTCCACTTCATTTACAACCCCGGTTATAAATCCAATGAGTTTATAAGTTTTCGTACCGTCTCTTTTTCCGGCGCTTTAAACCGGTGAAACGGCTCCGAAACAAAATCGCTGCATATTCCCATCAGGTTTAAAGCCGCCTTTACACCTTTGAGGAAACTTGACCCATGTTTCCCAACGCTATACACTGTAGTACTGATTTCTATAACCTTTTCGTGCAGTGCTCTGATGATTTTTAAATCACCGGTTTTTGCCGCATTATATAGACGAACATACAGGTCCGGAAACATATTTGCACCGCCACAAACCCCGCCGCTTGCACCAAGAAGAACGCTTTCCGCCAGTAGTTCTTCCGGTCCGGTGAAAAAAGAAAAATCCGGCCGGTTTTTTAAAAGCGCCCTTACCCGATGGAAATAAACCATGTCGCCGGAACTGTCTTTCAATCCGGCAATTTTTTTAAATTGTGCCAGGTATTTTACTGTTTGCGGTTCGAGATTAATTTTTGTACAGCCCGGCATATTATAAAGAAACAGCGGCAGAGACAGTTCTTCGATCAGATGCTCTACATATTCAATCAGCTCCGCCTGCCCGGCAGTAAAATAATAAGGCGGAGCTAGCACAACGGCATCGGCACCGCAATCAGCAGCTCTTCCGGCAAGCGCCACAGATTCCGAAAATGAGGTATCAGTGATACCAACCAACACCGGTACCCGCCCGCTGATCTGCCGGCAGGCACGTGATATAATATCGTTGCGCAGCTTATAACTGAGTGCTGGCGCCTCTCCCGTAGTCCCAAGAACAAACAGCCCGTGAACACCGCCGGACAGAACATGCTCGATCAAACGCTCAAACCCCCTTGCGTCCAGCGTATCCCGATCCATCAGCGGAGTCACCAGCGGAGGAATAATCCCATTCAATGAAATTCCGTCAGCCATAATATTTTTCCTCGGAAATTATATATCAACGTGTTCGGGGGAAACCTCTTTGTAAAATCCAGCCATATTCGCCATCGAATTTTCCGCTACATATTTCCAACCGTTTAAGTATCGGATCATCGATACTTTTCATTGTTTCTAAAATTTTTATCAGCAATGCTTCTCTTGAATCAATTATTTCCGGAGAATCTGAGTGATACAGGTTAACTGTTTCATGCGGATCATTTTCCAGATCATACAGTTCATTAGGAACCGTATTTTTAAAATCGATAATCAATTTCCATTTTTTTGTACGACATGCTCGGAGGTCAGCGCCCGTTTGATTCCAGTCCCACATCCGGTACTGCATAAACAGCCCGTCTCTTTCAATAGCCTCACTATGTTGAAGTACCGGTAAAAGATTCTTTCCGCGAACAGTTATGCGTTCGGCCGGCTCTATCCCCGCAATTCCGAGAATCGTAGGAAACCAGTCGAATGTTGATATCGGATCATTAATAACGATTCCTGGGTTTTTTATGAACGGACATTTAATAACTGTCGGAACCCGTAATGAATTATCATACATATTCGGACGGTCACCGCGATTATCAGTGAGAATCCACCATCCGTTGCCCTTATGCCAGATTCCATGATGCCCTAAATTATATCCGTTATCGGACGTAAGAATGATCACCGTCTGATCATCGATCTGCTCTGTTTTCAGCAGATTTAAAATCCGGGCGAGATTCCGGTCAACCGCATGAACACTGGCCAGATATTCTTTAGTCATCCGTTTCACTCGCGGAATATCCAGTTTAGGATAATCCGGATTCGGAACTTCCGGATCAATATCTTTGAATAAATCCCAATCATCATCTTTCAACGGATGCCATGTTCTATCGCCGTCACTGGTAGTGATGTTCTGATTGACGTGGGGCTCCCAGAAATGCAATGAAACAAGAAACGGGGCATCAGCCCGTTTTTTTATAAAATCGATCGCATAATCTGTGATGAGATCAGAGCTGTACCCGGATGCAGTAACATTGACTCCGTCAATTTCCATTTCCGGGTTTAAAGAAATTCCGGCGCCTGAACGCCAGCCTTTGAATTCATCATAGCCGCATTTTGTCGGGTGAAAACAATCGGCCTCGCCCAGATGCCATTTGCCGAACAGTGCGGTTTGATACCCATGATCCCGCAATTCTCTCACCCAGGTTTGGGTTGCTTCTCCAACGCCTAAATCATCATGAATATCAGTACACAAATAATCCGTAAGACCGGTTTCTGTACTATACAGCCCGGTTAACAGACAGCTTCGTGCCGGACTGCACACCGGCGATGCGGTAAAACAATTCGAAAATAAAGCGCCTTCTTTGGCTAAAGAATCAATCGTCGGCACTTTTGCATCCGGATGCCGATCAGGACCGCATACCCACGGTGCCATATCATCGGCCACAATAAAAATTATGTTCCACGGTTTCATTTCATAA comes from the Kiritimatiellales bacterium genome and includes:
- a CDS encoding dihydrodipicolinate synthase family protein, producing the protein MADGISLNGIIPPLVTPLMDRDTLDARGFERLIEHVLSGGVHGLFVLGTTGEAPALSYKLRNDIISRACRQISGRVPVLVGITDTSFSESVALAGRAADCGADAVVLAPPYYFTAGQAELIEYVEHLIEELSLPLFLYNMPGCTKINLEPQTVKYLAQFKKIAGLKDSSGDMVYFHRVRALLKNRPDFSFFTGPEELLAESVLLGASGGVCGGANMFPDLYVRLYNAAKTGDLKIIRALHEKVIEISTTVYSVGKHGSSFLKGVKAALNLMGICSDFVSEPFHRFKAPEKETVRKLINSLDL
- a CDS encoding Fic family protein, encoding MFVFELNNLYKRLMKYNWQFPEWPEFHYEIAGVQDLILKFIEKTGRTDGLLSTLPETEKTETIIDLMVSEALTSAAIEGEMLSRPDVMSSIKKNLGLHAKPEKTGDQRAEGIAELLVCVRNSFKKPLSKEMLFNWHSMLMKGAVKIQVGTWRTHKEPMLIVSGSIGNETVHFEAPPSTAVPAEIKRFISWFNRTDKTIQSFPVKAAIAHLYFESIHPFEDGNGRIGRALSEKALSQGFGYPVLLSLSQAIETDRTGYYAALKQAQRSLNATEWIEWFVRTLITAQQQAETQIEFAVRKTKFYTRINGMKLNERQLKVLHRMLKEGSNGFQGGMSAKKYMVIAKTSKPTATRDLQALVEYGVLISSGGGRSTNYQISL
- a CDS encoding sulfatase-like hydrolase/transferase; the protein is MKPWNIIFIVADDMAPWVCGPDRHPDAKVPTIDSLAKEGALFSNCFTASPVCSPARSCLLTGLYSTETGLTDYLCTDIHDDLGVGEATQTWVRELRDHGYQTALFGKWHLGEADCFHPTKCGYDEFKGWRSGAGISLNPEMEIDGVNVTASGYSSDLITDYAIDFIKKRADAPFLVSLHFWEPHVNQNITTSDGDRTWHPLKDDDWDLFKDIDPEVPNPDYPKLDIPRVKRMTKEYLASVHAVDRNLARILNLLKTEQIDDQTVIILTSDNGYNLGHHGIWHKGNGWWILTDNRGDRPNMYDNSLRVPTVIKCPFIKNPGIVINDPISTFDWFPTILGIAGIEPAERITVRGKNLLPVLQHSEAIERDGLFMQYRMWDWNQTGADLRACRTKKWKLIIDFKNTVPNELYDLENDPHETVNLYHSDSPEIIDSREALLIKILETMKSIDDPILKRLEICSGKFDGEYGWILQRGFPRTR